In Spinacia oleracea cultivar Varoflay chromosome 5, BTI_SOV_V1, whole genome shotgun sequence, a single window of DNA contains:
- the LOC110775018 gene encoding uncharacterized protein, which produces MNAIVTRRGKALGDGVRASNVPESKRKEQKGVVESNDDDVVEEEHHVDDFLEVLRKLHVSFPFTDALKQMPTYSRFLKEILSGKINCDVKETVNLTENRSAIILNQMPPKLKDTSSFSIPCAIKSLEIGNALCDLGASVSLMSYSVFTKLEIGELVPTNITLQLADRSVKYPIGKVEDVPLRVGKFIIPVDFVVLDMDEDSHVPIILGRPFLATAGAIIDVKQGVIT; this is translated from the exons ATGAATGCCATTGTGACTAGGAGAGGGAAGGCTCTAGGTGATGGTGTTAGAGCTAGTAATGTCCCCGAGTCAAAAAGGAAAGAACAAAAAGGGGTTGTTGAGTCAAATGACGATGATGTGGTAGAAGAGGAGCATCACGTTGATGAT TTCCTTGAAGTTCTTAGGAAGTTACATGTTTCCTTTCCCTTTACGGACGCCTTGAAACAAATGCCTACCTACTCTAGATTTCTTAAGGAAATTTTGAGTGGGAAGATAAATTGCGACGTAAAGGAAACGGTCAATTTAACCGAGAATCGTAGTGCCATTATTCTCAATCAAATGCCCCCAAAACTCAAGGATACGAGTAGTTTCTCTATCCCTTGTGCAATCAAATCCCTTGAAATTGGGAACGCATTATGCGATTTGGGGGCTAGTGTTAGTTTGATGTCGTACTCGGTATTTACTAAACTTGAAATTGGAGAATTGGTCCCTACCAATATTACATTGCAACTTGCCGACCGATCGGTCAAATATCCTATTGGAAAGGTTGAGGATGTACCATTGAGGGTAGGTAAGTTCATTATCCCCGTCGACTTCGTTGTGCTTGATATGGATGAGGACTCTCATGTACCTATTATTCTTGGTAGGCCGTTCTTGGCCACGGCGGGGGCCATCATTGATGTGAAACAAGGGGTAATCACCTAG
- the LOC110775016 gene encoding uncharacterized protein isoform X1, with amino-acid sequence MDYERIDKPQTGIISPSKLRAKLMGVTHQKKKDGSNCNSSRTSPSRLEDSEFVNNSLLSSNNDAHFYDSGISLEPPQKLSGQTISSSLQNQNHCPAREKMDSSNVKVHQTARSDSGNSSAVHPLKCNEDENLDYDSNASSSSFEFHNGERRAHRSLTRSLSRPTSSKWNDAEKWIMCKQVNQSNNSKSLSSQNGGPRLSGINMVRVAPESASYRLPEMKPNEFCQLTSQISLERFSLAHPGLESIPVQSNESKDLRQVGNVMNSAHEVAGCPGIREISMRDMGTEMTPATSLEPSRTATPNGSLTPFRSPTSSIPSTPRTGEPTCTPVEHTFDINTQQLTEKGDKQLSEQELKVKTRREIVALGVQLGKMNIAAWASKDEKDKISLPDELELEHIQNQKRAAAWEEAEKSKHAARYRREEIKIQAWESQQKLKLEQELRRIEAKVERLRTHSQVKMMKKIATAKKRSEEKRVAAEAQKKRQAEKTEAQAEYIRQTGRTPSSHYICCGLLR; translated from the exons ATGGACTACGAAAGAATTGATAAACCTCAG ACTGGTATAATATCTCCTAGTAAACTGAGAGCAAAGTTAATGGGAGTAACCcaccaaaagaaaaaggatggGTCAAATTGTAATTCATCAAGAACCTCTCCTTCAAGACTTGAAGACTCTGAGTTTGTTAACAACAGCttgctttcctccaataatgaTGCTCATTTTTATGACTCGG GTATAAGTCTAGAACCTCCACAGAAATTGAGTGGGCAAAcaatttcaagttcgttacaAAATCAGAATCATTGCCCGGCAAGAGAAAAAATGGATTCGAGTAATGTTAAGGTACACCAAACGGCTAGAAGTGATAGTGGGAATTCAAGTGCAGTCCACCCTTTGAAATGTAATGAAGATGAGAATCTTGATTATGACAGTAATGCTAGTTCATCAAGCTTTGAGTTCCATAATGGGGAAAGAAGAGCACATAGATCCTTAACACGGTCACTCTCTAGGCCTACGTCTTCTAAGTGGAATGATGCTGAGAAATGGATAATGTGTAAGCAAGTCAATCAGAGTAATAATTCTAAGAGCCTTAGCTCGCAAAATGGAGGTCCCCGTTTGAGTGGAATCAACATGGTTAGGGTAGCTCCGGAGTCTGCTAGCTATAGACTGCCAGAAATGAAACCGAATGAATTTTGCCAACTTACAAGTCAGATTAGTTTAGAAAGGTTCAGTCTTGCTCACCCTGGACTTGAATCTATTCCTGTTCAATCAAATGAAAGCAAGGATTTGAGACAAGTTGGCAATGTGATGAATTCAGCACATGAGGTCGCAG GGTGCCCTGGTATTAGAGAGATATCAATGAGGGATATGGGAACAGAAATGACACCAGCCACAAGTCTAGAGCCTTCAAGAACAGCCACACCTAATGGGTCTTTAACCCCGTTTCGCAGTCCCACGTCATCTATTCCATCCACTCCTCGAACAGGGGAACCAACGTGTACTCCTGTTGAGCATACATTTGATATTAATACACAACAACTAACTGAGAAAGGTGATAAACAGTTATCAGAACAAGAGCTCAAAGTTAAGACTAGGAGAGAAATTGTAGCCCTTGGTGTTCAGCTTGGCAAGATGAATATAGCTGCTTGGGCAAGTAAAGATGAGAAAGACAAAATCTCTTTGCCTGacgaacttgaacttgaacataTTCAAAACCAGAAACGCGCTGCTGCTTGGGAAGAGGCCGAAAAATCAAAGCATGCTGCAAG GTATAGGCGtgaggaaatcaaaatccaagcgTGGGAGAGCCAACAGAAACTGAAATTGGAGCAAGAGTTGAGGAGAATAGAG GCTAAAGTTGAGCGGCTTAGAACACACTCTCAAGTGAAGATGATGAAAAAGATTGCCACGGCTAAGAAAAGGTCAGAAGAAAAACGAGTAGCAGCTGAAGCCCAGAAGAAGCGTCAAGCTGAGAAAACTGAAGCACAAGCAGAATACATCAGACAAACAGGTCGAACCCCATCATCCCATTATATATGTTGTGGTTTGTTGCGATAG
- the LOC110775016 gene encoding uncharacterized protein isoform X2, whose translation MSETGIISPSKLRAKLMGVTHQKKKDGSNCNSSRTSPSRLEDSEFVNNSLLSSNNDAHFYDSGISLEPPQKLSGQTISSSLQNQNHCPAREKMDSSNVKVHQTARSDSGNSSAVHPLKCNEDENLDYDSNASSSSFEFHNGERRAHRSLTRSLSRPTSSKWNDAEKWIMCKQVNQSNNSKSLSSQNGGPRLSGINMVRVAPESASYRLPEMKPNEFCQLTSQISLERFSLAHPGLESIPVQSNESKDLRQVGNVMNSAHEVAGCPGIREISMRDMGTEMTPATSLEPSRTATPNGSLTPFRSPTSSIPSTPRTGEPTCTPVEHTFDINTQQLTEKGDKQLSEQELKVKTRREIVALGVQLGKMNIAAWASKDEKDKISLPDELELEHIQNQKRAAAWEEAEKSKHAARYRREEIKIQAWESQQKLKLEQELRRIEAKVERLRTHSQVKMMKKIATAKKRSEEKRVAAEAQKKRQAEKTEAQAEYIRQTGRTPSSHYICCGLLR comes from the exons ATGAGTGAG ACTGGTATAATATCTCCTAGTAAACTGAGAGCAAAGTTAATGGGAGTAACCcaccaaaagaaaaaggatggGTCAAATTGTAATTCATCAAGAACCTCTCCTTCAAGACTTGAAGACTCTGAGTTTGTTAACAACAGCttgctttcctccaataatgaTGCTCATTTTTATGACTCGG GTATAAGTCTAGAACCTCCACAGAAATTGAGTGGGCAAAcaatttcaagttcgttacaAAATCAGAATCATTGCCCGGCAAGAGAAAAAATGGATTCGAGTAATGTTAAGGTACACCAAACGGCTAGAAGTGATAGTGGGAATTCAAGTGCAGTCCACCCTTTGAAATGTAATGAAGATGAGAATCTTGATTATGACAGTAATGCTAGTTCATCAAGCTTTGAGTTCCATAATGGGGAAAGAAGAGCACATAGATCCTTAACACGGTCACTCTCTAGGCCTACGTCTTCTAAGTGGAATGATGCTGAGAAATGGATAATGTGTAAGCAAGTCAATCAGAGTAATAATTCTAAGAGCCTTAGCTCGCAAAATGGAGGTCCCCGTTTGAGTGGAATCAACATGGTTAGGGTAGCTCCGGAGTCTGCTAGCTATAGACTGCCAGAAATGAAACCGAATGAATTTTGCCAACTTACAAGTCAGATTAGTTTAGAAAGGTTCAGTCTTGCTCACCCTGGACTTGAATCTATTCCTGTTCAATCAAATGAAAGCAAGGATTTGAGACAAGTTGGCAATGTGATGAATTCAGCACATGAGGTCGCAG GGTGCCCTGGTATTAGAGAGATATCAATGAGGGATATGGGAACAGAAATGACACCAGCCACAAGTCTAGAGCCTTCAAGAACAGCCACACCTAATGGGTCTTTAACCCCGTTTCGCAGTCCCACGTCATCTATTCCATCCACTCCTCGAACAGGGGAACCAACGTGTACTCCTGTTGAGCATACATTTGATATTAATACACAACAACTAACTGAGAAAGGTGATAAACAGTTATCAGAACAAGAGCTCAAAGTTAAGACTAGGAGAGAAATTGTAGCCCTTGGTGTTCAGCTTGGCAAGATGAATATAGCTGCTTGGGCAAGTAAAGATGAGAAAGACAAAATCTCTTTGCCTGacgaacttgaacttgaacataTTCAAAACCAGAAACGCGCTGCTGCTTGGGAAGAGGCCGAAAAATCAAAGCATGCTGCAAG GTATAGGCGtgaggaaatcaaaatccaagcgTGGGAGAGCCAACAGAAACTGAAATTGGAGCAAGAGTTGAGGAGAATAGAG GCTAAAGTTGAGCGGCTTAGAACACACTCTCAAGTGAAGATGATGAAAAAGATTGCCACGGCTAAGAAAAGGTCAGAAGAAAAACGAGTAGCAGCTGAAGCCCAGAAGAAGCGTCAAGCTGAGAAAACTGAAGCACAAGCAGAATACATCAGACAAACAGGTCGAACCCCATCATCCCATTATATATGTTGTGGTTTGTTGCGATAG